The following are encoded together in the Armatimonadota bacterium genome:
- a CDS encoding nitroreductase family protein, producing MELFEAIEQRASVRDLQAVDIPEADLARILDAGRRAPSGYNRQPFEFIVIRDPRSLHELARCQACLGGVNTAVAVVADPEASRYWLEDLSAATENMLLAITALGYASVWIEGRILPREEELKRMLGVPPKLRLMVVLPVGRAAGPAAQKDKRPLAEVVHRERYGQR from the coding sequence ATGGAGCTATTCGAGGCTATCGAGCAGCGCGCCTCGGTGCGCGACTTGCAGGCGGTGGACATCCCGGAGGCCGACTTGGCGCGCATCCTCGATGCGGGTCGGCGGGCGCCCTCCGGCTATAACCGCCAGCCCTTCGAGTTCATCGTCATCCGCGACCCGCGGTCCCTGCATGAGCTCGCCCGGTGCCAGGCCTGCCTCGGCGGCGTCAACACCGCCGTCGCCGTGGTTGCCGACCCCGAGGCCTCCCGCTATTGGCTCGAGGATCTGTCGGCGGCGACCGAGAACATGCTCCTCGCCATCACCGCCTTGGGTTACGCCAGCGTGTGGATCGAGGGTCGCATCCTGCCGCGGGAGGAAGAGCTGAAGCGCATGCTCGGCGTGCCGCCCAAGCTGCGCCTGATGGTGGTGCTGCCGGTAGGGCGCGCGGCTGGGCCTGCGGCCCAGAAGGACAAGCGGCCGCTCGCAGAGGTCGTCCACCGCGAGCGCTACGGCCAGCGCTGA
- a CDS encoding tetratricopeptide repeat protein, translating into MRRVRLLVWTSVAVLVVCSVGLAAARSRRMDHAERALERAQRLLQQGDQATAAQVLTRLLREQPRCSRAHALLADVRSAQGQDAQALEHYRALADLEPQDAQACYDLVACCVAVRRYDVAERYLARWLLGDPCDTHARRLLAFVREQRGHVGRNRITSRAVAGL; encoded by the coding sequence ATGCGCCGAGTAAGACTTCTGGTGTGGACCAGCGTCGCCGTTCTGGTCGTGTGTTCGGTGGGCCTTGCGGCCGCGCGCAGCAGGCGCATGGATCACGCCGAGCGGGCGCTGGAGCGGGCACAGCGCCTGCTCCAGCAGGGCGACCAGGCCACCGCCGCCCAGGTGCTTACGCGGCTGCTGCGCGAGCAGCCGCGCTGCAGCCGCGCTCATGCCCTGCTCGCCGACGTGCGCTCGGCGCAGGGACAGGATGCACAAGCCCTGGAGCACTACCGCGCCCTGGCCGACCTGGAGCCCCAGGATGCTCAGGCATGCTACGACCTCGTTGCCTGCTGTGTGGCCGTTCGACGCTACGACGTCGCGGAGCGCTACCTCGCCCGGTGGCTCCTGGGTGACCCGTGCGACACCCATGCTCGGCGCTTGCTGGCGTTCGTGCGCGAGCAGCGCGGCCACGTGGGGCGGAATCGGATTACGTCCCGTGCCGTCGCGGGTCTGTAG
- a CDS encoding (Fe-S)-binding protein, with the protein MSDLVGAIEISRILPCPSEPGKIRVNAETSCDVSELLPYLNAVLGRPIYNPAAPALTVNRSGRLITLYPRTVFMAKVRDEADARAQLDWIRSALNDVHARRAEIQPVHERRQRLTELEIYKLLPGTNCESCGRLTCLAFAVELAAGRAGILSCVPLLDGSYQDQRQVLLELLAAAGYEVPDAFRSPERE; encoded by the coding sequence ATGTCGGACCTGGTCGGAGCCATCGAGATCAGCCGCATCCTGCCCTGTCCCTCGGAACCGGGCAAGATCCGGGTCAACGCCGAGACCTCTTGTGATGTGAGCGAGCTGCTCCCGTACCTCAACGCGGTGCTCGGCCGGCCGATCTACAACCCCGCCGCGCCGGCGCTCACCGTCAATCGCAGCGGGCGCCTGATCACCCTCTACCCGCGCACGGTGTTCATGGCCAAGGTGCGCGACGAGGCCGATGCCCGGGCCCAGCTTGACTGGATTCGCAGCGCCCTCAATGACGTTCACGCGCGGCGCGCCGAGATCCAGCCGGTGCACGAACGCCGCCAGCGGTTGACGGAGCTGGAGATCTACAAGCTTCTGCCGGGCACCAACTGCGAGTCATGCGGGCGCCTGACGTGCCTGGCGTTTGCGGTCGAGCTGGCGGCGGGGCGCGCGGGGATCCTGAGCTGCGTGCCGCTGTTGGACGGCAGCTATCAGGACCAGCGCCAGGTGCTGCTGGAGCTGCTCGCCGCCGCCGGCTACGAGGTGCCTGACGCCTTTCGCAGCCCGGAGCGTGAGTGA